From Panicum hallii strain FIL2 chromosome 2, PHallii_v3.1, whole genome shotgun sequence, a single genomic window includes:
- the LOC112883406 gene encoding rab3 GTPase-activating protein non-catalytic subunit, giving the protein MAPRGHHLTEVALLASASPDLAAVDAGEREGWLDDPTVLPSLGPRARALAVASATRSVLVIVPVAGGGGGGVTVKPAVGPEEGRISAVEWVPLTTEDGEEEEGLAVAVGTDTGWLLFYSLAGDLLHKQSVYPSKILKLNFRERKENAWEDSGSDELSVVFPGVIARFDGADLQNILQKAFQDVKSRLWKDKFEEEDTEDEGSFGRIAFQIWNVSKFGSCADAAIVGLMPPPLLELQSSQRHYCAITVGEDAVVSAYRLSEDRSRSIVGAILSRGVAATFSTISSLSKILWRSEPSPPKKSRPKPQSFAKTSPLTCLKDSPRKGERLTLSPSGTLAAITDSLGRILLLDTHALVAVRLWKGYRDASCLFVEMLLNKDKASSSTMRMEYAKSDYCLCLAIHAPRKGIIEVWKMRTGSRLLTIPCPKGSRILQPSARLSSSFSYAPLEVYLFNGDSGQLSVLNSHVG; this is encoded by the exons ATGGCGCCGCGGGGCCACCACCTGACGGAGGTGGCCCTCCTCGCTTCCGCCTcgccggacctcgccgccgtggATGCCGGCGAGCGTGAGGGGTGGCTGGACGACCCCACCGTGCTCCCCTCGCTCgggccccgcgcgcgcgccctcGCCGTGGCCAGCGCGACGCGGTCCGTGCTCGTGATCGTCCCGGTCGCgggaggtggaggaggcgggGTCACGGTGAAGCCCGCGGTGGGGCCCGAGGAGGGCCGGATCTCGGCCGTAGAGTGGGTCCCGCTCACCACGGAGGACGGTGAAGAGGAGGAGGGGTTAGCAGTGGCGGTCGGCACGGACACCGGGTGGCTGCTGTTCTActcgctcgccggcgatctgtTGCACAAGCAG AGTGTATATCCTTCAAAGATACTGAAACTCAACTTTCGTGAGCGGAAGGAGAACGCTTGGGAAGATTCAGGTTCAGATGAACTTTCTGTAGTTTTTCCTGGTGTTATCGCACGCTTTGATGGGGCTGACCTTCAG AACATTCTTCAAAAAGCATTTCAAGATGTAAAATCACGTCTGTGGAAAGATAAGTTTGAAGAGGAAGATACTGAGGATGAGGGTTCCTTTGGAAGGATAGCTTTTCAGATTTGGAATGTGAGCAAGTTTGGTTCTTGTGCTGATGCTGCAATTGTTGGTCTGATGCCACCTCCCTTGTTAGAACTTCAG TCAAGTCAGCGCCACTACTGTGCCATCACAGTTGGAGAGGATGCTGTAGTTTCAGCATATAG GCTATCAGAAGATAGAAGCAGGTCAATTGTTGGAGCAATTTTGTCAAGAGGTGTAGCTGCAACATTTTCGACAATATCGTCTTTGTCAAAAATATTATGGCGGAGTGAGCCATCACCACCTAAAAAGTCACGGCCAAAGCCTCAATCCTTTGCAAAAA CATCACCCCTAACTTGCTTAAAAGACTCGCCGAGGAAGGGAGAACGGCTTACACTCTCCCCAAGTGGTACATTGGCTGCCATAACTGATTCACTTGGGCGGATTCTACTGCTGGACACTCATGCCCTTGTGGCTGTACGGTTATGGAAG GGCTATCGTGATGCTTCATGTCTATTTGTGGAGATGCTACTAAATAAAGACAAGGCTTCATCAAGTACAATGCGTATGGAATATGCAAAGAGTGACTACTGTTTGTGTCTAGCAATTCATGCCCCACGGAAAGGCATAATAGAG GTTTGGAAGATGCGAACCGGGTCACGCCTTTTAACCATTCCATGCCCCAAAGGAAGCAGAATCTTACAACCCTCAGCGAGGCTCTCGTCGTCATTCTCATATGCCCCGCTGGAGGTTTACTTGTTCAATGGAGACTCTGGGCAGTTGTCAGTTTTGAATAGTCACGTTGGATGA
- the LOC112879664 gene encoding plant cysteine oxidase 5-like, giving the protein MGAIQKLYEVCKGSLSEKGPISSEAIDKVRVVLDKITPCDVGLECEAQAARVWRSTQTLSRRRVFPSSPAIRYRHIYECKSFSIGIFCIPASSNIPLHNHPGMTVLSKVLYGTVHVKAYDWIDKAEPLSLLKVRHAKVVRDGEMSAPCGAMILHPEEGGNIHAFKAITPCAILDILTPPYSSEGGRHCSYFRSCPKSDTSGVLLNHTKGSEFVWLEEYQPRDSFVIRRDLYTGPALKL; this is encoded by the exons ATGGGTGCGATCCAGAAGCTTTATGAGGTCTGTAAAGGATCGTTATCTGAAAAGGGACCTATATCTTCTGAAGCCATCGATAAAGTCCGTGTTGTATTAG ACAAGATCACACCTTGTGATGTTGGACTAGAGTGTGAAGCTCAAGCTGCACGTGTTTGGCGGAGTACACAAACCCTGAGTAGGAGAAGAGTTTTTCCTTCCAGCCCTGCGATCAGATACCGTCACATTTATGAGTGCAAAAGCTTCTCA ATTGGGATATTTTGCATACCAGCATCGTCCAACATTCCACTCCACAACCATCCTGGAATGACTGTACTCAGCAAAGTTTTATATGGCACAGTGCATGTCAAAGCATATGACTGGATTGATAAAGCTGAACCTCTTAGCTTATTGAAAG TGAGACATGCCAAGGTTGTAAGAGACGGTGAAATGTCGGCGCCTTGTGGGGCGATGATTCTTCATCCAGAAGAAGGCGGGAACATACATGCTTTCAAAGCCATCACACCATGTGCTATCCTAGACATTTTAACACCTCCTTACTCTTCAGAAGGTGGGAGGCACTGCTCCTACTTCCGGAGCTGCCCAAAGTCAGACACATCGG GCGTTTTATTGAACCATACAAAGGGATCTGAATTTGTTTGGCTTGAAGAATACCAGCCCCGTGACAGCTTTGTCATTAGAAGGGACCTGTACACAGGGCCTGCATTAAAGTTATGA
- the LOC112881690 gene encoding phosphatidate cytidylyltransferase 1-like → MQRDSGAGDATPGTPSPTHGGRLRHRKRSSEVLSDVNKANGANLLLNDQNKYKSMLVRTYSSLWMMAGFVFLIYMGHLYIWAMVVVIQIFMAKELFNLLRKANEDRQLPGFRMLNWHFFFTAMLFTYGRFLSRQLVNTVTSDKLLYKLVSGVIKYQMFICYFLYIAGFVWFIVTLKKKAYKYQFSQYAWTHMILLMVFAQSSFTVANIFDGIFWFLLPASLIAINDVAAYFFGFFFGKTPLIKLSPKKTWEGFIGASVTTMLSAFVLANFMGHFQWLTCPRKDLSTGWLHCDPGPMFTPESYSLPGWMPQWFPWREVAIMPVQWHALALGLFASIIAPFGGFFASGFKRAFKFKDFGDSIPGHGGFTDRMDCQMVMAVFAYIYYQSFVMVQDLSVETILEQILRNLTVEEQHDLYEQLGKLLARAN, encoded by the exons ATGCAGAGGGacagcggcgccggcgacgcgACGCCGGGCACCCCGAGCCCGACGCACGGCGGCCGCCTCAGGCACCGGAAGCGCTCCAGCGAG GTTCTCAGCGATGTGAACAAGGCCAATGGCGCCAACCTGCTCTTGAACGACCAGAACAAGTACAAGTCGATGCTAGTCCGGACCTACTCCTCGCTGTGGATGATGGCTGGGTTCGTGTTCTTGATATACATGGGGCATCTCTACATCTGGGCCATGGTGGTGGTCATACAAATCTTCATGGCCAAGGAGCTCTTCAACCTGCTTAGGAAGGCCAATGAGGATCGGCAGCTCCCGGGATTTAGGATGCTGAACTG GCATTTTTTCTTTACTGCAATGCTATTTACATATGGCCGGTTCCTTAGCCGGCAGCTTGTCAACACTGTCACTTCAGATAAGTTGTTGTACAAGCTGGTGAGTGGGGTCATCAAGTATCAGATGTTTATTTGCTACTTCCTCTACATAGCAG GTTTTGTCTGGTTTATTGTCACGCTAAAGAAAAAGGCATACAAATATCAGTTCAGTCAGTATGCATGGACTCATATGATCCTTCTGATGGTATTTGCGCAGTCATCTTTCACTGTGGCAAACATATTCGATGGAATATTCTG GTTCCTCCTACCAGCTTCATTAATTGCTATCAATGATGTTGCTGCATATTTCTTTGGATTCTTCTTTGGGAAAACACCCTTGATTAAGCTCTCTCCAAAGAAAACATGGGAAGGCTTTATAGGTGCATCAGTGACTACCATGCTTTCTGCATTTGTG CTTGCTAATTTCATGGGCCATTTCCAGTGGTTGACATGCCCAAGAAAG GACTTGTCAACTGGATGGCTTCATTGCGACCCAGGTCCCATGTTTACACCAGAAAGTTATAGTTTACCAGGATGGATGCCACAATGG TTTCCCTGGCGAGAAGTTGCAATTATGCCTGTTCAATGGCATGCCTTAGCTCTTGGCTTGTTTGCTTCAATAATAGCACCATTTGGAGGGTTTTTTGCAAGTGGCTTCAAGAGGGCATTCAAATTTAAG GATTTTGGGGACAGCATACCTGGCCATGGTGGATTTACAGATAGGATGGACTGCCAA ATGGTCATGGCTGTCTTTGCATACATCTATTACCAATCATTTGTGATGGTACAGGACCTATCTGTTGAGACCATCCTGGAGCAG ATACTAAGGAATCTCACCGTCGAGGAGCAGCATGATCTATATGAACAGCTAGGCAAGTTACTGGCGCGAGCAAACTGA
- the LOC112879667 gene encoding pentatricopeptide repeat-containing protein At4g02750-like — MPSAPPGLPRRHSPAAITALLPRLRVAAGPASPRLLLLQSMALVLTSGLSSSHPALASRLLNSLLPHVPCHRLPALLRLLPRDHLTLLLLSSAKHRHAHSFRAACALHALALASGHLPSDLRLANSLLALYLSLGSPASARRLLADIPRSDTVTWNTLLRACLRMGLLPAARRLFDEMPERDLVSYNSMLSGYAAEGDMVGAKELFDEMPERDVVTWNSMLAGYTRLGDMESAKKMFDAMPVRDVVSWNSMLDGYAQAGDIKMARTVFDGMPRRSIVSWNVVLALYAKVKDWRECLRLFDAMMAVGESIPNEKTFVSVLTACGNLGDFERGKWVHGLVRERWEKLVPDVLLLTALLTMYAKCGVMGTAKEIFDSMSEKSVASWNSMIIGYGLHGQSEKALELFMEMEKNGPQPNETTFICILSSCAHGGLVLEGWWCFDRMVRFYNFEPKAEHFGCMMDLLGRAGLLRDSEKLINNLQVKVSPALWGTLIAATRTQDSSKFGEFVGKKLIEMKPTEFSSYVLLSNIYAAEGRWDDVEKVRKVMKEKVVEKDVGMSLVGSSEPHPDAEDGISFQQNSVMLLILGEMGLRVKQRSEVSDYWREAY; from the coding sequence ATGCCTTCCGCACCACCAGGCCTCCCCCGACGCCACTCGCCGGCGGCGATCACCGCCCTGCTACCGCGTCTCCGCGTCGCCGCCGggccggcctcgccgcgcctccttcttctccaGTCCATGGCGCTCGTCCTCACCTCGGGCCTCTCCTCCTCCCACCCGGCCCTCGCCTCCCGCCTCCTCAACTCCCTCCTCCCGCACGTCCCGTGCCATCGGCTCCCCGcactcctccgcctcctcccgcgCGACCACCTCACGCTCCTGCTCCTCTCCTCCGCCAAGCACCGCCACGCGCACTCCTtccgcgccgcctgcgcgctcCACGCCCTCGCCCTCGCCTCCGGCCACCTCCCCTCCGACCTCCGCCTCGCCAACTCCCTCCTCGCGCTCTACCTCTCCCTCGGCTCCCCGgcctccgcgcgccgcctcctcgccgacATCCCCCGGTCCGACACCGTCACCTGGAACACCCTCCTCCGCGCCTGCCTCCGCATGGGCCTCCTGCCCGCCGCGCGCCGtctgttcgacgaaatgccggaGCGCGACCTCGTCTCGTACAATTCCATGCTGTCTGGGTACGCGGCTGAGGGGGACATGGTCGGCGCCAAGGAGCTCTTCGATGAAATGCCAGAGAGGGACGTGGTTACGTGGAACTCAATGCTCGCTGGTTATACTCGGCTTGGGGACATGGAGAGCGCCAAGAAGATGTTCGATGCAATGCCAGTGAGGGATGTTGTGTCGTGGAACTCAATGCTCGATGGGTACGCCCAGGCCGGGGACATCAAGATGGCGAGAACGGTTTTTGATGGCATGCCAAGGAGGAGCATTGTGTCGTGGAATGTTGTTCTTGCATTATATGCAAAGGTGAAAGACTGGCGCGAGTGCCTGAGGCTGTTTGATGCGATGATGGCTGTGGGGGAAAGCATTCCAAATGAGAAGACGTTCGTGAGTGTTCTGACAGCCTGTGGTAATTTGGGTGATTTTGAGAGGGGGAAATGGGTGCATGGCTTGGTCCGAGAGAGGTGGGAGAAACTTGTGCCAGACGTACTACTGCTTACTGCACTGCTGACAATGTATGCCAAGTGTGGGGTGATGGGGACAGCCAAGGAGATATTTGATTCGATGAGCGAAAAGAGTGTTGCATCCTGGAACTCAATGATCATCGGGTATGGATTGCATGGGCAGAGCGAGAAAGCCCTAGAGTTGTTCATGGAGATGGAGAAAAATGGGCCTCAACCGAATGAGACGACTTTCATCTGCATTTTGAGCTCGTGTGCTCATGGAGGGTTGGTGCTTGAAGGCTGGTGGTGTTTCGATAGGATGGTCAGGTTCTACAATTTTGAGCCCAAGGCTGAGCATTTTGGCTGTATGATGGACCTCCTTGGCCGTGCTGGACTGCTCAGAGATTCAGAGAAGCTCATCAATAATTTGCAGGTGAAGGTGTCACCTGCATTATGGGGCACTCTAATAGCAGCCACTCGAACTCAGGACAGTTCCAAATTTGGAGAGTTTGTTGGAAAGAAATTGATTGAAATGAAGCCAACAGAGTTCAGCTCCTATGTGCTTCTGTCAAACATTTATGCTGCGGAAGGCAGATGGGATGATGTTGAAAAAGTGAGGAAGGTGATGAAGGAGAAGGTGGTGGAAAAAGATGTAGGGATGAGCCTTGTAGGATCAAGTGAGCCTCATCCTGATGCTGAAGATGGCATTTCGTTTCAACAGAATTCTGTGATGCTCTTGATATTGGGTGAGATGGGTCTGCGTGTGAAACAACGATCTGAGGTGTCAGACTATTGGAGGGAAGCTTATTAG